A region of the Prochlorococcus marinus XMU1402 genome:
GGTCTAAACCACTCCACTTGACTAATTTATGAACAAACTGGACTTTAGCCTCTCTAAAATCAATATTTTTATTTCCAGGAGCATAAAAGCCTAAGTGTATATGCTCTCCCCACAATTTCTCAAGTAATTTATCCTCTGTCCAAGCATCATATGCAGTTGCCACTGTACCAGAAGAAATATATTTTCTAGCTTTAAATCTCCAAACAATGAATAAGACTAATATAAAAAAAAATAATAAAAGAACAGGTAATATTAATTCAATCATTTAATTTTCTTTTATGTCAGGAAAACTTTCTTTCAAAGCTGTTCTTGCAGCGAGTTGTTTTCTTGTATGGTCAAGCATTTCATATTCTCTTTGCAAACGAATATAAGTATTTCTTTCTTCAAGAAGTCTTTGCTGTTCCTCAGCAACGGGACCTCCCAAGTGAGCGCCTATCCAAAATGATAATTCCATTGGGTTGTTTGGTAATTTATCGGGCAGATTTTTTTTGGTATTAGTTAATTTACTTGTAAGATTAATTACATCATTAAGTGCTTCTTTGACTAAATCTTTAAGAGAGTCTAATTTTTGAAGATTATCAGTATTGTCATCACTAATCCAACTTACCATCGCTGTACAAAAAGGAGTTGAGCGAACTATTTCTAAAACTTGGAATCTTTGTTGTCCAAGAGTGATAATATTACTTCTCCCATCTTCTGCTGTTTGATGTTTTATTATTTGGGCACAGCAGCCTACACTAGCCATAGTTTTAGAGGTTGGATCCCACTTTATAACCCCAAACATTGAATCAGTCTCTAGAGCAGACTGAAGCATAATTCTATATCTTGATTCAAAAATATGTAGAGGCAATACTTCTTGAGGGAAAAGGACTACTTCTGGCAAAGGAAACAAAGGTAATTCCCTTACTGAGAGCTCTCCCATTTAAACCTCATAAATATATTTTATGTTAGTCAATTAAAGTCGTTTTCGGGAATTC
Encoded here:
- a CDS encoding LON peptidase substrate-binding domain-containing protein, which produces MGELSVRELPLFPLPEVVLFPQEVLPLHIFESRYRIMLQSALETDSMFGVIKWDPTSKTMASVGCCAQIIKHQTAEDGRSNIITLGQQRFQVLEIVRSTPFCTAMVSWISDDNTDNLQKLDSLKDLVKEALNDVINLTSKLTNTKKNLPDKLPNNPMELSFWIGAHLGGPVAEEQQRLLEERNTYIRLQREYEMLDHTRKQLAARTALKESFPDIKEN